The following coding sequences are from one Lolium rigidum isolate FL_2022 chromosome 6, APGP_CSIRO_Lrig_0.1, whole genome shotgun sequence window:
- the LOC124663424 gene encoding 2-dehydro-3-deoxyphosphooctonate aldolase-like yields MDASSVALYGQLKAAQPFFLLAGPNVIESEEHVMKMAKHIKAITTKLGVPLVFKSSFDKANRTSSKSFRGPGLEEGLKILEKVKMAYDIPVVTDVHESWQCEAVGRVADIIQIPAFLCRQTDLLVAAAKTGKIINIKKGQFCAPSVMANSAEKIRLAGNQNVMVCERGTMFGYNDLIVDPRNFEWLREANCPVVADVTHALQQPAGKKLDGGGVASGGLRELIPCIARTSVAVGVDGIFMEVHDDPVNSPCDGPTQWPLRNLEELLEELIAIARVTKGKKQFNIDLTPFKE; encoded by the exons ATGGACGCCTCGTCCGTGGCGCTGTACGGCCAGCTCAAG GCTGCTCAGCCGTTCTTCTTGTTAGCTGGGCCCAATGTGATCGAATCAGAGGAGCAtgtgatgaagatggcaaaacacATTAAGGCCATTACAACCAA GCTTGGGGTGCCTCTTGTGTTCAAATCTAGCTTTGATAAAGCAAACCGTACATCGTCGAAATCCTTCCGTGGCCCTGGTCTGGAAGAAGGCCTGAAG ATCCTTGAAAAGGTGAAGATGGCGTATGACATTCCAGTGGTCACTGACGTGCATGAAAGCTGGCAG TGTGAAGCTGTTGGAAGAGTTGCTGATATTATACAGATCCCAGCTTTCCTCTGTCGCCAG ACTGATCTTCTAGTGGCTGCCGCTAAGACTGGGAAAATTATCAATATCAAGAAAGGACAATTCTGTGCTCCTTCA GTTATGGCGAACTCTGCCGAGAAAATTAGACTGGCTGGAAATCAAAATGTGATGGTCTGTGAGCGTGGCACCATGTTTGGCTACA ATGATCTAATTGTTGACCCAAGGAACTTTGAGTGGCTGAGGGAAGCAAATTGCCCGGTT GTAGCTGATGTAACACATGCTCTACAACAACCAGCTGGGAAAAAG CTTGATGGTGGTGGGGTTGCAAGTGGGGGCTTACGAGAACTTATACCATGCATCGCAAGGACTTCTGTTGCAGTTGGTGTTGATGGTATTTTCATGGAG GTACACGATGATCCTGTGAATTCACCATGCGATGGGCCAACTCAATGG CCATTGCGCAATCTCGAGGAGCTACTGGAGGAACTGATTGCGATTGCT CGAGTCACCAAGGGAAAGAAGCAGTTCAATATCGATCTAACTCCATTCAAGGAATGA